From the genome of Deltaproteobacteria bacterium, one region includes:
- a CDS encoding glutamyl-tRNA reductase, which translates to MTIICVGISHKQAPIEVRERLVVRSEELPGRLQALRRLPGLREVFLLSTCNRLEVFAAADSRDAAEKILQSLDPVAIVACRFDEDALRHLFRVAASLDSMVVGDAQILGQVKEAAAQAQRAGALGPELQRAIARAVGTAKRVRTETEIARGALSLSSVAVEVAHKLLGDLRDRSIALIGAGKMAELAARELRAQGVKDLLVANRTGPRAEALAREADGVPLPLSDLPVLLVRADVVICSTGSAEHVVTREAVAAALKGRRHRPLFLVDLSVPRNVDPAANDLDNVYVYDLDDLERVARQNRTLRGAQIGRAEKIVEEELRAFMAQAHERDAVPVLARLRAHGEAVARMEAERTLAAALRGLDDRQQKTVRAMASAIVNKLLHGPTARLRNEAGRGPLAEAAAALFGLEEPSQSQPEAVVLSLAGNG; encoded by the coding sequence ATGACCATCATCTGTGTCGGGATTTCGCACAAGCAGGCGCCCATCGAGGTGCGCGAGCGACTCGTCGTTCGGTCTGAGGAGCTTCCCGGGCGGCTCCAGGCGCTCCGCCGTCTTCCAGGCCTGCGCGAAGTCTTCCTCCTTTCGACCTGCAACCGGCTGGAAGTCTTCGCCGCCGCGGATTCGCGCGACGCCGCCGAGAAAATCCTACAGAGCCTCGATCCGGTCGCCATCGTAGCCTGCCGGTTCGATGAGGACGCTCTGCGGCACTTGTTTCGCGTCGCCGCCAGCCTCGACTCGATGGTCGTGGGCGACGCCCAGATCCTCGGGCAGGTGAAGGAAGCGGCGGCGCAGGCGCAGCGCGCGGGAGCGCTCGGCCCCGAGCTGCAGCGGGCGATCGCGCGCGCGGTAGGCACAGCGAAACGAGTGCGCACCGAGACGGAGATTGCCCGCGGAGCGCTCTCGCTGAGCAGCGTGGCCGTGGAAGTGGCTCACAAGCTCCTGGGTGACCTCCGAGATCGTTCCATTGCGCTCATCGGCGCTGGGAAGATGGCGGAGCTCGCCGCCCGCGAGCTGCGAGCGCAGGGGGTAAAGGACCTTCTGGTCGCGAACCGAACGGGGCCCCGGGCAGAAGCGCTGGCTCGCGAAGCGGACGGCGTCCCCCTGCCGCTCTCCGATCTTCCGGTGCTTCTGGTGCGTGCCGATGTGGTCATCTGCTCGACAGGTTCCGCCGAGCACGTGGTGACGCGCGAGGCCGTAGCCGCTGCGCTGAAAGGACGCCGGCACCGGCCACTGTTCCTCGTCGATCTCTCCGTCCCCCGCAACGTAGACCCGGCGGCGAACGACCTCGACAACGTCTACGTCTACGACTTGGATGACCTGGAGCGGGTCGCGAGGCAGAACCGGACACTGCGCGGGGCGCAGATCGGCAGGGCCGAGAAGATCGTCGAGGAAGAGCTGCGCGCCTTCATGGCGCAGGCACACGAGCGCGACGCCGTTCCGGTGCTCGCCCGGCTGCGTGCGCATGGTGAAGCAGTGGCGCGCATGGAAGCGGAGAGGACGCTGGCCGCGGCCCTGCGTGGGCTGGATGACCGGCAACAGAAGACCGTGCGCGCGATGGCGTCTGCCATCGTCAACAAGCTGCTGCACGGTCCGACTGCGCGTCTGCGGAACGAGGCTGGTCGCGGACCGCTGGCCGAGGCGGCAGCCGCGCTCTTCGGCCTCGAAGAACCATCGCAGTCCCAACCGGAAGCTGTCGTCCTGTCGCTGGCAGGAAACGGCTAA
- a CDS encoding CBS domain-containing protein, whose amino-acid sequence MRALFRTGRRAAAMGRPAGAFLHGVHGGPMKVADLMTADPCCIQLDEPLREAHKLMRMRNVRHLPVLKGDQVVGLVSERDLYLLETLKSVDPAKEPVSEAMTESPFAVVPGARVRAVVQEMLANKYGSALVVERGRVIGIFTRSDALRALLKVLS is encoded by the coding sequence GTGCGAGCGCTGTTCAGGACCGGTCGGCGAGCTGCGGCTATGGGCCGTCCCGCAGGCGCGTTTCTGCATGGCGTGCATGGCGGTCCGATGAAAGTCGCCGATCTCATGACCGCCGACCCGTGCTGCATCCAGCTCGACGAGCCGTTGCGCGAGGCCCACAAGCTCATGCGCATGCGCAACGTGCGGCACCTGCCCGTGCTCAAGGGCGATCAGGTGGTGGGGCTCGTCTCCGAACGCGATCTCTATCTTCTCGAGACCCTCAAGAGCGTCGATCCTGCGAAGGAACCCGTGTCCGAAGCGATGACCGAAAGCCCGTTCGCCGTCGTCCCCGGCGCCCGAGTGCGTGCCGTGGTGCAGGAAATGCTGGCGAACAAGTATGGGTCTGCCTTGGTAGTCGAGCGCGGCCGCGTGATTGGCATTTTCACCCGCTCGGACGCCTTGCGCGCGCTCCTCAAAGTCCTCAGCTGA
- a CDS encoding response regulator translates to MRKYLVVDDNRAFAENVAEILRDEGADVTIADGGLQALELAQRSRFDALVTDMRMPVMSGARLVHEIRGVDPGLPAIVITAYTGENDLLAAREEGLLAVLPKPAPLDRLVELLRTARRDGLVAVIEDDSALADNLTEALRDRGFSAVTARSVTETDRLGGVRPFAALVDLRMPGAPDGAALHRLMDRFPNLPVLVMSAHADALAHARGVRCYTKPMDTGEVLKAVEELWR, encoded by the coding sequence ATGAGAAAGTACCTGGTCGTCGACGACAACCGTGCCTTCGCGGAGAACGTGGCGGAGATCCTCCGGGATGAGGGGGCGGACGTCACCATCGCCGATGGGGGTCTACAGGCGCTGGAGCTCGCGCAGCGTTCCCGCTTCGATGCGCTCGTTACCGACATGCGCATGCCCGTGATGAGCGGCGCGCGTCTGGTGCACGAGATCAGAGGGGTCGACCCCGGGTTGCCGGCGATCGTGATCACCGCTTACACCGGAGAGAACGATCTGCTCGCCGCGAGGGAGGAAGGTCTGCTTGCCGTGTTGCCGAAACCCGCGCCCCTCGACAGGCTGGTCGAGCTCCTCCGCACCGCTCGGCGAGATGGCCTCGTCGCAGTCATCGAGGATGATTCCGCGTTGGCCGACAATCTCACCGAGGCGCTCCGGGACCGGGGGTTCTCCGCGGTCACCGCCAGATCCGTGACCGAGACAGATCGCCTGGGCGGAGTGCGCCCGTTCGCGGCCCTCGTGGACTTGCGGATGCCCGGCGCTCCGGACGGCGCGGCCTTGCATCGCCTCATGGACAGATTCCCGAATCTTCCGGTCCTGGTGATGAGCGCGCATGCCGACGCGCTCGCCCACGCCCGGGGGGTGCGTTGCTACACCAAGCCGATGGATACAGGCGAGGTGCTGAAAGCGGTGGAGGAGCTGTGGCGCTGA